The DNA segment GCGAATATTGCCAGGCGGGCGTGTGCATCGAGCGCGACGATGGTGACGCGCCCGATACCGACGCTCCTGACACGGAGAGTCCAGACACGGACGCTCCCGACGCTGACGAGCCCGACAGTGAAGTCCCCGACGTCGACGAGCCCGACAGCGAAGACCCCGACGCCGAAGACCCCGACGAGAATGTGGTCTACGAGGGGTCGTTGATTCTGGAGAACGCCGCCGACGTGGAGGCCGCTCGCCAGTATACCGAGATCACCGGCGGGCTTACCTTCCAGGTGAACGTCGCTCATGTGACGTCGATCGAACTTCCCGCCCTGCGGAGGGTCCACGGGACGATGATGATCAACAGCCTCTCCACCACCGAGTCGATCTCATTGGCCTCGCTCACGAGCGTCGGTCAGGCGTTTATGGGCTCGGGCAACGCCGCGTTGCGCTCGCTGAATCTGCCGGTCCTCGACTCCATCGGAGGAGGGATGACCCTCACCAGCACCGAGGCCAGCTCTCTCTATGTTCCAGCGCTTCGTCAGGTGGGCGGCTCGGTGACGTTCTCCAGCAACACCACGATCACCTCGGTGAGCATGCCGAGCCTGGAGACAGTGACAGGCGATCTTTCCCTGCTCAGCCTCTCGGCACTCAATGAGCTCAGCCTGGGCTCGCTGCGTACGGTGGGAGGCTCGCTGATGCTCGGTGGCCTGCAGGTCGAAAGCGTCACTCTCGGAAAGCTGGAGCAGGTCGGCCAGAACATCTCCCTCTACAGCAACCCCTTGCTCAAGACCCTCTCGATGCCCCGGCTCCAGGAGCAGGGGGCGCTGGGCGACACCCCCGCCGACCTGACCTTTAGTATCGTCTCCACCCCGCTGCTCCGCACTCTGGAGCTCGATGAGCTCCAGCAGGTCCACGGAATCTTCAGCATCGTCGGGGTGAGCGGCCAGCTCACCGTGGACATCACGGCGTTGCAGGCGGTCGGCCAGAACCTCTCCCTGGCCCAGAACCCGGGGATGGACGCTGTGAATCTGCCGGCGCTTGTCTCGGTTGGAAACAACCTGAGCATCGGGAGCAACGATGTGCTTGTTGCCCTGAGCGTACCCTCGCTTCAGAACGTGGTGGGCCGCGTGTCGATCGCCGGCAATCCGCAGCTTTCCCAATGCCTGGTTCTGAACGTGGAGACGCAGTTGCGGACCGCGGGTTGGGCGGGAGAGTTTGGCTCCGGCGGCAACCTGCCCGAGGACTGCAACTGAGCGGGGCTCACGCGCGATATCGTGTTGAAAACAGGGGGGTATAGCGCGTTCGGGGGGGATGGCGAATCCTCGTGTGCTTCGTTGTATCAAGGCTCAAGGCGCGCTAAGCTCCTCCCTACCACGCTTTTTTGTAACAATTTGAACGGATCACGGGCCCGGGTCGGGCATGCCTCTCTCACTGCGACTCCCTCGCAGCGAGAAACGCCCGGCGCGTGTCCACCGCGCGGAGAGAGCAATGAGTAGACGATACCGAGAGTACCGGGGTTGGCTGGGCGCCGGGTGTGTGGCTGCGGTGACGATGATCGGAGCGCCGGCGTTTGCGGCGACCTTAAGCGGCGCGACCTTCTCGGCCGAGGCCGGCACCGCCGTCTCCAACATGGAAGTGCGGCTGTGGCAGCAAGGCCCCAAGGGCTACGCCATCGCCGCAACCACCACCAGCGGGGCCGATGGCATCTACCAGTTCACCGAGGTGGCCACGGGCACCTACACGATTGACGCGCGCATGGGTGAGGGCACCACCGGCCACTACGGCGACACCTGGTTCGATGAGGCCGAGCCGATGAGCGAGGGCCTCTTCTTCTCAGATGCCGACGTGCTGGAGGTCACCGAGGGCGACACCCTGGCCGACCTCAACGTCTACCTCCCGCAGACCGGCGGCTTCGACGGCCGCATCACCTCCCCGGCCGGCGTGGGCCTGCAGGGTATCGGGGTGCGCGCTGAGAGCCTGGTCGATCACCGCTACCACCACAATCATTTTACGAAGATGCAGGGCCCCGTCAGCGGCGCCTTCTCGATGCGCGGGTTGATCTCGACCGGTGACGGACACAGCTACCGCCTGCTCTTCTACGATCCCCTGGGGCGCTACGAGACTCAGGTGGTCGATGGCCCCTTCGCCGTCACCGAAGGCGCAGCCCAGGCGCTGGGCGACTTCGCCCTGGTGGAGATGGGGGCCGACGCCAACGAGCCCAACAACGAGGCGGCCACCGGCGTGGCCATCGACGCCCTGCCCTACAGCAGTGAGGGGGCGATCATCGCCCCGCGCGGCTCCGATGTGGACTTTTACTGTGTGGAGGTCGACCCCGGCGATCGTCTCATCGCCCGCGCTCGCGCGCTGATTGAGGTCGACGGCCAGACCCGCGAGCACCCCTGGATCGACCCCATCCTCTCGGTCTGGAACCCGGCCGGCCCCACCTTCCTGGGCTCCAACGACGATGACCCGGCCGGCGGCACCCTCTCCAGTCTTCTGGACACCGGGGAGCTGGAGGGCGGCCGCCACTGCTTCGTCGTCAGCACCTTTGGCGACGCCGACTGGACCGGCGCCGGCCAGCAATCCGCCGGCCGCTACGTCTTTGATGTGGAGATGGGCAACCGCCGCCCCTTCATCGAGGTTAGCTACGAGGACGCTCCGCTCCCGGCCGAGATCACCGTCTCGGAGGGCGATCGCGTCGAATTCTCCATGATCTACGGCGACATCGACGGTGACGCGCTCGACGTGAGCGTGGTGCACGTCGACGCCCATGGCGAAGAGATCACCGGCACCCTGGCCCCGGGCGCCCAGGGCGATGTCTACACCTGGGACGTCGCTCAGACCGCCGCCCCCAACGGGCCTTTTGAGATCACCTTCATCGTCAGCGATGGCGAGTACACGGCCGAGGCCACCGTGGTGGTCACCGTCGAGCAGGTCAACGTCGCCCCGGGCCTCCCCGTGCTGCTCAGCCCCATTGCTGGCGAGCGCGTGAGCATCAACGCCGTGCCGCTGAGCTGGGAGAACGCCGTCGACGTCGACGAGGATCTGCTCACTTACGACGTCATGGTGCGTGAGAACTCCACCGAAGCCACCCTCGGCCAGGACGTCACCGTCGATGAAGGGGAGGGCGGCCAGACCGAGTGGCGCACCGATGCGCTCACCGAAAACGCGCTCGTCTACTGGCGTGTGCGCGCCTTCGATGGCGACGCCGCCACCGGCTACGGCATGTGGACCGACTGGGAGACCTTCCGCGTCGACACCACCAACGAGCCCCCGGGCATCCCCGAGATCCGCAAACCTCTCAGCGGGGAGCTCGTCCTCTCGTTGACCCCGCGCATCTCCACCACCAAACCCGCCGACCCCGAAGATGATCCGGTCGCCATCCTCATCGAGCTCGCCGAAGAGAGCAGCTTTGAAGCGGTGATCGTCGCCAGCGGCGAAGTCCCCGCCGAAGACACCGCCCAGGCCGTGGAATGGACCGTCACCGACGATCTGGTCGGCGGCCAGGAGTACTACGTGCGCGCCCGCGCCACCGACGATCGCGGCGCGCTAAGCGACTGGTCCGACCCGCTGCGCTTCCGCGTGCGCGCCCCCGACTCGCTCACCCCCCCGGTGATCGGCGAAGAGATGGGCGCGCGCTGCTCCGGCGACTTCTTGATGAGCGAAGAGGGACTGCTCGAATCGCTGACCGTCGGCAACATCGACGCCAACGGCGACGCCCTGAGCTTCGAGCTGGAGATCAGCCGAAACAATGAGGTCGTCTTCAGCAGCCAGACTCCGCAGAGCGAGGGCGCCCAGACCACCATCGCCATCGACCCCGGCACCTTCAGCGAGCCCGGCACCTACCTTTTGCGCGTGCGCGCCATCGGCGGCGGCGAAGAAGGCCCCTGGAGCGAGTGCACCCCGCGTATCGTCGCCGACGAGGAGCAGCCCGAAGAGCCCACCGGCCCCCGGGTCACCGTCACCGACCAGGAAGATGGCTGCGGCTGCACCTCCACCTCCGGCTCCGGCCAGGGCTCCGCCCTGGTTCTCCTGCTGGGCTGGTTGCTGATCACCCGCCGGCGTAAGCGCGACGCTTAAGTGCTTCGCTAAGCTCTAAGCCCCCCGACTAAAACCCCCGGTGCATCGAAGATGCGCCGGGGGTTTTTTGATCAGGGAGCAACCCTGCAACGCCGGGGGTTATGCGGTATCTTTTATGCCTCCTCATCCCTGAAAAACCCCACCAACTCCTCATGCCGCGCCGCCGCGTCCTCATACCCCATATCAATCAGCTCGCCGGTGTACTGCCCGTCGAAGAGCACGTAGCTCAGGAGATCGCTCTCGCGCCCGCCCTCGGTCTCGGTGGCCCGCTGGCCGATCCGCCGCAGCGGCGCCGAGCCCCAGAAGCTCTCCGGGAGCGTCCTGGCCAGGCTTGCAGCGAGTTCCCCCAGATCGCGGCTGGGCCGCAATAATAAAGGCTCAACGACCCGGTAGCCCTGCCCGCGGTGGGAGCGGATCACATCGTTGAAGGTCGGCAAAAAACGCTCCTCGCCAAAGGCCTCCTCCCCGTAGCGCAGCATCGCGTTGACGCGGTTGAGCACGCTCAAATCGTAGTCGAGCGGGTCGAGCAGGAGCGCGTCGAGCACCTTGCCCAGCACATAGGAGAGGTCGGGGTGCTCCACGCGCCGCAAATGCTCCGGCACCGGGGTGGGGTGATGAGCCCGGGCGTGGGGAGGCTCGGATTTTAACGAGATCACCAGCAGCCGGTCCGCCCCCAGACGCAGCGCCGGGGAGATCGGCGTGTTCTGGCGCAGCGCCCCGTCGCAGTACCAGCGCCCGTGCACCTGCACAGACGGAAAAAGCATCGGGATCGCCGCGCTCGCCAGGACCTTTTTAGGCGTGATCGGCCCGGCCCGGGCGATCCGCCGGCGGTCGCGCGTCCAGGGCGGAAGGGGCTGGTGCGACTGCACAAAGACCGTGGTCTGCCCTGAGATGATGTCGGTGGCCGTCACCGACGCCGCCCGCAGATGCCCGCTGGCCAGGTTATGTTCAATGCGCCGAAAGGGGATCTCATGGCGCACCAGCCGGTCGAAAAAGCCCGTGTGCAAAAAGCCCCCGGGGCGGCTCGTATCGCTGAGCGCAAGCTGCGCGCGTCGCAGTGGCCCGGGCAGCTTCGACTCCACCAGGTAGTGGTAGAGCAGCCGGCCGACCTCGGGGTAGGAGAAGCGGATCACCTCCTGAAAGTTCAGCGCTCGCCAGAGGTGCTCCAGCCGCGCCGCGCAGTAGTGGGGTTCATCGAGGGTGGCCGCCACCCAGGCGGCGTTGATCGCCCCGACGCTCGTGCCGCTGATGATGTCAAAACGCGGCGCATGTCCCAGCTCCGCCGGAAGCGCGTGCATGATGTAGCGCAGCACGCCCACCTCATACGCCCCCCGCGCCCCTCCCCCGGAGAGCACCAGCGCGCGCTGCGGCCCCTTTTTTGAATCGTTCGCCAATGAGGTCGTGGGGGAAGTCATGTTCAAAACAACAACGTCGTCAGTGGGTTAGCGTGACCGTGGGTCGGTTGCGCGTAAGGGTATCTGCCCCAGGGCCGCCATAGGGGGGAGCGTTTAAACAGGGGACGAAACGCCGATCGCCGCCCAGCCTAACATGCCGTTGACGCGCCGGCGTAGCCACGATGCGCCCCTTATGCGAGGTTGGTGCCTCCGATGAGCGGCACATCATGACGAGGTAAAGAATGAGCAGCGAAGACACGATCACCTGGCAGGATTTTGAAAAGGTGCAGCTCTGCGCCGGCACCATCGTGCGCGCCGAGCCCTTTCCCGAGGCGCGCCGGCCCGCCTACAAGGTCTGGGTGCGTTTTGGCGAGGGCGACGTGCGCAAATCCAGCGCCCAGATCACCGAGCGCTACACGCCAGAAGAGCTCGTGGGCACGCGCGTGATCTGCGTGACGAATTTTCCGCCCAAACAGATTGGCCCGATCCGCTCCGAGGTGCTCATCTGCGGCTTTGAAGACGCCGCGGGCGCCATCGTGCTCGCCAGGCCCGATGGCGAGGTGCCGGACGGGGCGAGGCTCAAGTAGATGTGCGAGGTCGAAACGTATGGTGCTGAGGTAGCGGTATGAAGTTCAGCTTTGGACTCCTCGATCGCCTGCGCTTCCAGGTGGAGCGCGCGCTGATCCGCGGCCCCCACATCCAGCTTCTGGTCGTGGCGGCGGTGGTGGCGCTGGTCGCGCTTGTGGGCGGGCTGGCCGTGCTTCCTCCCGACGCCAATGGCGAGGGGCTGGAGCAGTCGGTGTGGTGGGCCTTTTTGCGCCTGACCGACCCGGGGTATCTGGGCGACGACCAGGGCGCCTGGCGCCGCGTGGTGGCCACCGCCCTGACCCTGGCGGGCTACGTGCTCTTTATGGGCACGCTGGTGGCGATCATGACCGGCTGGCTCCTGCGCTCGATGCGCACCCTGGAGCGGGGGCTCACCCCGGTGGTCATGGAGGATCATTTTGTGGTCCTGGGCTGGACCGACCGCACCGTGCCGCTTCTGCAGGAGCTGCTCCTCTCCACCTTCCGCGTGCGCCACTTTCTGGCCGGGCTCGGCGGCGGGAGGCGCGCGCGCATCGTCACGCTGGTCGAAGAACTCGACGAGGAGATTTTAGAGGAGATCCGCCAGGATCACGTCGTCGGCCCCCGCGCCGCCGAGGTGGTTTTGCGTTCGGGCTCGGGCATCAACGCCGACCACCTGCGCCGGGTGGCCGCGGTGCACGCCGCCGCCGTGATCGTGCCCTCACCCCAGGAGCAAGAACCCGGGGAGGTCAGCGCCGATGTGGAGGTCATCAAGATCCTCCTCTCCCTCGACGGTCAGGTTCGGGCCGCCGGGGAGCCACATCCTTATGTGGTGATCGAGCTCCAGGAGCCTCGCCATGAAGAGGTCGCGCGCCGCGCCTACGGTGGCCCGCTGGAGGTGGTCAGCAGCAGCCAGCTCATCGGCCGATTGATGGCCCAGAACATGCGCCATGCGGGGCTCTCGCGGGTCTACAACGAGCTCTTAAGCCCCGAGATCGGCAGCGAGGTCTTCATCCGCCATCACGACGCGCTCGCCGGCAAAACCTTTGCCGAGGCCGCTCGCCGTTTTGAGCGCGCCACCCTCTGCGGGGTGGTGCGCAGCACCGAGGGCCGCTTTATCCCCCACCTGGCCCCCGGCCCCGACTTCAAGCTGGCCGCCGGCGACGCCCTGGTGCTCATCGCCCGCACCTTTCGCGACGCCGCCCCGGCCGAGGAGCCCTGGCGCGGTGCCGGGCGCCCGCTCAAACGCCTGAGCGCCGAGCCCCTGCGCGAGCTCGATCACCGCGGCCGCCGCGTGCTCGTGCTCGGCTGGAGCGAGAAGGTGCCCGCGCTCCTGACCGAGCTCGGCTCGTATGGCGCCGGCGCCTTCGAGGTCACGGTGGTCTCTTCGCTTCCTATTACCGACCGCCTCGATCGCCTCCGTCGCCAGAACCTCGATCTGCCCGAGCGTGTCTGCCGCCACATCGAGGCCGACTACACCCACTGGGGCGACGAGGGCGCACGTGAGATCGCCCGCGCCGACCACGTCGTCTTTATGAGCAGCGATCGCCTCGTCAGTGGCGAGGAGGCCGACGCCCGCACGATCATGGGCTACCTCTCGCTGGAAGAGACGCTGAACCTGCCCCGCAAACGCGATCGCCCCCCGCTCCAGCGCCTCGTCGAGCTGAGCGATCCTCATAACCAGACGCTCATTGGCGAGCGGGTCGGCGAGGTGATGATCAGCCCGATTTTGCTGAGCCATGTGCTGGCGCAGGTGGCGCTTCGCCGCGAACTCTCGGTGGTTCTCGACGAGCTCTTTACCGCCGGCGGCGCCGAGATCGCCTTTCGGCAGCTCGACGAGTACGCGCTTGGGCCGGGTATGTTTGGTTTTGAGGAGCTCGAAGAAGAGGCCACGCGCCGCGCCGAGGTCTTTCTGGGCGTGGAGCGACTCGCCAGCGCCCGCGAGGGCAAAGGGTCGGCCCCCGGCAGGGCGCTGGAGCTCAATCCGGAGCGCGGTCGGAGCTGGGAGCTCGCCGCCCACGATCGCCTGGCCGTGATGACCCGCGTGGCGCGCCGCCCGCCAGCGCCAGAACCGCGCGACGAGGCCTGAAGGCTTCCCGGGCCTGTTCGGAGTGTCGCTAAGGCTCCCGAGTCGGTCGCCGACCCCGGGAGAGGGGAGGTGACCTCCCCCCCGAGCCGGTCGCCGACCCCGGGAGGGGGGAGGTCACCTCCCCCCCGAGCCGGTCCTGGAGGCATTTTTTTGCGTCGCTAAGGCTCCCGAGCCGGTCACCGA comes from the Lujinxingia sediminis genome and includes:
- a CDS encoding MYXO-CTERM sorting domain-containing protein — translated: MSRRYREYRGWLGAGCVAAVTMIGAPAFAATLSGATFSAEAGTAVSNMEVRLWQQGPKGYAIAATTTSGADGIYQFTEVATGTYTIDARMGEGTTGHYGDTWFDEAEPMSEGLFFSDADVLEVTEGDTLADLNVYLPQTGGFDGRITSPAGVGLQGIGVRAESLVDHRYHHNHFTKMQGPVSGAFSMRGLISTGDGHSYRLLFYDPLGRYETQVVDGPFAVTEGAAQALGDFALVEMGADANEPNNEAATGVAIDALPYSSEGAIIAPRGSDVDFYCVEVDPGDRLIARARALIEVDGQTREHPWIDPILSVWNPAGPTFLGSNDDDPAGGTLSSLLDTGELEGGRHCFVVSTFGDADWTGAGQQSAGRYVFDVEMGNRRPFIEVSYEDAPLPAEITVSEGDRVEFSMIYGDIDGDALDVSVVHVDAHGEEITGTLAPGAQGDVYTWDVAQTAAPNGPFEITFIVSDGEYTAEATVVVTVEQVNVAPGLPVLLSPIAGERVSINAVPLSWENAVDVDEDLLTYDVMVRENSTEATLGQDVTVDEGEGGQTEWRTDALTENALVYWRVRAFDGDAATGYGMWTDWETFRVDTTNEPPGIPEIRKPLSGELVLSLTPRISTTKPADPEDDPVAILIELAEESSFEAVIVASGEVPAEDTAQAVEWTVTDDLVGGQEYYVRARATDDRGALSDWSDPLRFRVRAPDSLTPPVIGEEMGARCSGDFLMSEEGLLESLTVGNIDANGDALSFELEISRNNEVVFSSQTPQSEGAQTTIAIDPGTFSEPGTYLLRVRAIGGGEEGPWSECTPRIVADEEQPEEPTGPRVTVTDQEDGCGCTSTSGSGQGSALVLLLGWLLITRRRKRDA
- a CDS encoding patatin-like phospholipase family protein yields the protein MANDSKKGPQRALVLSGGGARGAYEVGVLRYIMHALPAELGHAPRFDIISGTSVGAINAAWVAATLDEPHYCAARLEHLWRALNFQEVIRFSYPEVGRLLYHYLVESKLPGPLRRAQLALSDTSRPGGFLHTGFFDRLVRHEIPFRRIEHNLASGHLRAASVTATDIISGQTTVFVQSHQPLPPWTRDRRRIARAGPITPKKVLASAAIPMLFPSVQVHGRWYCDGALRQNTPISPALRLGADRLLVISLKSEPPHARAHHPTPVPEHLRRVEHPDLSYVLGKVLDALLLDPLDYDLSVLNRVNAMLRYGEEAFGEERFLPTFNDVIRSHRGQGYRVVEPLLLRPSRDLGELAASLARTLPESFWGSAPLRRIGQRATETEGGRESDLLSYVLFDGQYTGELIDMGYEDAAARHEELVGFFRDEEA
- a CDS encoding tRNA-binding protein, producing the protein MSSEDTITWQDFEKVQLCAGTIVRAEPFPEARRPAYKVWVRFGEGDVRKSSAQITERYTPEELVGTRVICVTNFPPKQIGPIRSEVLICGFEDAAGAIVLARPDGEVPDGARLK
- a CDS encoding CASTOR/POLLUX-related putative ion channel produces the protein MKFSFGLLDRLRFQVERALIRGPHIQLLVVAAVVALVALVGGLAVLPPDANGEGLEQSVWWAFLRLTDPGYLGDDQGAWRRVVATALTLAGYVLFMGTLVAIMTGWLLRSMRTLERGLTPVVMEDHFVVLGWTDRTVPLLQELLLSTFRVRHFLAGLGGGRRARIVTLVEELDEEILEEIRQDHVVGPRAAEVVLRSGSGINADHLRRVAAVHAAAVIVPSPQEQEPGEVSADVEVIKILLSLDGQVRAAGEPHPYVVIELQEPRHEEVARRAYGGPLEVVSSSQLIGRLMAQNMRHAGLSRVYNELLSPEIGSEVFIRHHDALAGKTFAEAARRFERATLCGVVRSTEGRFIPHLAPGPDFKLAAGDALVLIARTFRDAAPAEEPWRGAGRPLKRLSAEPLRELDHRGRRVLVLGWSEKVPALLTELGSYGAGAFEVTVVSSLPITDRLDRLRRQNLDLPERVCRHIEADYTHWGDEGAREIARADHVVFMSSDRLVSGEEADARTIMGYLSLEETLNLPRKRDRPPLQRLVELSDPHNQTLIGERVGEVMISPILLSHVLAQVALRRELSVVLDELFTAGGAEIAFRQLDEYALGPGMFGFEELEEEATRRAEVFLGVERLASAREGKGSAPGRALELNPERGRSWELAAHDRLAVMTRVARRPPAPEPRDEA